CAGAAGTCGAAATCGCAGCCGTGGTTGGCCTGAGTGACATGCTGGCCATAGAGCCAGCCGTATCCGCGCCGCAGGAGCGGGTCGGGGCGATGCGGTGGAAGCGCGGCGAGACGCGCGTCGATCTCCGATTGCGACAGATCGAGTGTCAGAGAGCGGTTTGGCACGTCCAGGGTGATGAAATCTCCATCCCGCACGATGGCCAGGGGTCCCCGCGCCGCTGCTTCGGGGGCGACATGCAGCACCACGGTGCCAAACGCGGTGCCGCTCATGCGCGCATCCGAGATGCGCACCATGTCGCGCACACCAGTCTTGAGCAGTTTCTGGGGAATGGGAATCATGCCCGCTTCTGGCATTCCGGGACCGCCGATGGGCCCGGCGTTTTGCAGCACTAGCACATCATCGGGCGTGACATCGAGCTCCGGATCGTGAATGCGGCGCCCCAGATCCTCCAACGAGGTGAACACAACCGCCCGGCCGCGATGGGTGAGCAATCCCGGCGACGCTGCGGCATGTTTGATGACGGCTCCGTCTGGAGCGAGGTTGCCGCGCAGCACCGAAAGACCGCCTTCCGGATGAATCGGGCTCCCGGCCGCAGCTATGACATCACGCCGAAGCGTTTCTGGAACATCCGCCAGGTTCTCGCCAACCGTCTTGCCGGTGACGGTCCGCGCGTCGCGATGCAGCAACGGCAGTAGCTCGCGCATGACCGCGGGAATGCCTCCTGCTTCGAACAGCTCGGCCATCTGGTATTGGCCAGACGGTTTGATGTTGGTCAGGGTTGGTGTCTCTCGGCTGATGCGATCGAAGTCATCGAGCTCCAATGGCACACCAGCGCGGCGGGCAATGGCCAGCAGATGAACAACACCATTGGTCGAACCTGCGCAAGCGCACAAGACGCGGATCGCGTTCTCGATCGCCTCGCGGCTGATGAATTGGCTGGGCCGCAGGTTTTCGCGGACCATCTCCACGATCCGCCGGCCAGCGTTCTCCGCATGGCGCAGCCGCCCGGAATCGGGAGCAGGAATGGCCGCGTTGTACGGCAGCGTCATACCCAAGGCTTCCGCCACCGAGGCCATCGTGCTGGCGGTGCCCATGACCATGCAGTGCCCGTGCGAGCGGAAGAGCGATTCTTCCAATTCGCCGATCTCTTGCTCGCCGATGGTCCCGGCCTTGTACTCCATCCAGTAGCGGCGGCAATCGGTGCAAGCGCCGAGGTCGTTTCCACGCCAACGGCCCGACATCATCGGCCCACCGGTGACCATGATGGCCGGGAGATCGGCGCTGACGGCGCCCATCAGCTGGGCTGGAGTGGTCTTGTCGCAACCGGCAAGGAGGACGACGCCTTCGATCGGCTGCGCGCGGATCATCTCCTCGGTGTCCATCGCCATGAGGTTGCGATAGAGCATCGAGGTTGGGCTGATGAAGATTTCTCCCAGCGAGATGGTGGGAAACTCCAGCGGGATTCCGCCAGCCTGGAGCACGCCTCGTTTGACCGCGGCGGCCACCTCTCGCAGATGCGAGTTGCAGTGGTTGAGCTCGCTCCAGGAGTTGCAGATACCGATGATGGGCTTCGCCAGATCCTCGTCGGTCAGGCCCATGCCCTTGGCAAACGCACGCCGCATGAAGGTGCTGAAGTCGGCATCGCCGTACCAGGTGAGCTTGCTGCGGCTGGAAATATCGTCAGGGCGTGTCATGGCGGGAGGGTACCACGGGGTGCTGGGTCCGGAGTCCGGAGTCCGGAGTCCGGAGTTTGAGGATGTCTCGATCCTGGATTATTCGTGAAGCGCTGCGCGCTGTGGCCGGAGCACTCTCGAGGAATAGTCGGACTTTGGCGCTTGCCTTAGTGCCGCGTGCAGGCAAGCCGGTCGGTGGCGCTGACGATGGCATCGACCATGGAGTCGTCGGCGCTGGTGTGCCCAGTGTCGGGAAGGATGATGAGCTCTGCGCCGGGCCAGGCTCGAGCGAGCTCCCAGGCGGTGATCGGAGGTCCGGCCAGATCGAGCCGTCCCTGGATGAGGATGCCCGGAATGTCCGACAGCTTGCCAGCATTGCGGAGAATGTGATCGGGTTCCAGCCAGGCGCGATGGGCGAAATAGTGCGTGACGATCCGGGACCAACCGTAGCGAAATTCTGGCGGGTCTTCGAAGAAGCCCTGGCCATGCATGTTGCGTCCCATGTCCATGACTGCATCTTCCCACGCGCACCAGGCATCGGCGGCCTGTTGGCGAATCTCGGCAGAGGGGTCTTCCAGCAACTCCCGGTAGGCAGAGACGAGATCATCATCGTTCGCCCAGGGCTGAGCTCCGTGCCGGAAGTTCTGCCATGCTTCGGGAACAAGGATGCGCACACCATGATAGAGCCACTCGATTTCCTGGCGCGTGGTCGTGGTGACGGCCGCCAGGAGGATGTCGGTCACGCGTTTCGGGTGCTCTTCCGCATAAACGAGGGCGAGGGTCGCTCCCCACGATCTCCCAAACAGCATCCAGCGATCGATTCCCAGTCGGTGGCGCAGGAGCTCGATATCGTCGACCAGATGCCAGGTAGTGTTGTTCGCCAGTGAGGTCGAGTAGTCGCTTGCGGGCGGAAGGCTCTCACCCGCGTTTCGCTGATCGAAACAGATGATCCGGTAGCGCGCCGGATCGAAATTGCGTGGCCAACCCGGCCCGCATCCCGAACCGGGGCCACCATGGAGACACAGCACCGGCTTTCCGTCTGGAACGCCGTATTGCTGGTACGCAAGCAGATTCCCATCGCCCGTATCGAGGGTGCCACGGTCGTAGGGTTCGATCTGGGGATAGAGGAGTCTCATGCGGCGTACAGGCCCCGCTCCCACGATGAGCTACGCATGA
Above is a window of Thermomicrobiales bacterium DNA encoding:
- the pip gene encoding prolyl aminopeptidase codes for the protein MRLLYPQIEPYDRGTLDTGDGNLLAYQQYGVPDGKPVLCLHGGPGSGCGPGWPRNFDPARYRIICFDQRNAGESLPPASDYSTSLANNTTWHLVDDIELLRHRLGIDRWMLFGRSWGATLALVYAEEHPKRVTDILLAAVTTTTRQEIEWLYHGVRILVPEAWQNFRHGAQPWANDDDLVSAYRELLEDPSAEIRQQAADAWCAWEDAVMDMGRNMHGQGFFEDPPEFRYGWSRIVTHYFAHRAWLEPDHILRNAGKLSDIPGILIQGRLDLAGPPITAWELARAWPGAELIILPDTGHTSADDSMVDAIVSATDRLACTRH
- a CDS encoding IlvD/Edd family dehydratase, with protein sequence MTRPDDISSRSKLTWYGDADFSTFMRRAFAKGMGLTDEDLAKPIIGICNSWSELNHCNSHLREVAAAVKRGVLQAGGIPLEFPTISLGEIFISPTSMLYRNLMAMDTEEMIRAQPIEGVVLLAGCDKTTPAQLMGAVSADLPAIMVTGGPMMSGRWRGNDLGACTDCRRYWMEYKAGTIGEQEIGELEESLFRSHGHCMVMGTASTMASVAEALGMTLPYNAAIPAPDSGRLRHAENAGRRIVEMVRENLRPSQFISREAIENAIRVLCACAGSTNGVVHLLAIARRAGVPLELDDFDRISRETPTLTNIKPSGQYQMAELFEAGGIPAVMRELLPLLHRDARTVTGKTVGENLADVPETLRRDVIAAAGSPIHPEGGLSVLRGNLAPDGAVIKHAAASPGLLTHRGRAVVFTSLEDLGRRIHDPELDVTPDDVLVLQNAGPIGGPGMPEAGMIPIPQKLLKTGVRDMVRISDARMSGTAFGTVVLHVAPEAAARGPLAIVRDGDFITLDVPNRSLTLDLSQSEIDARLAALPPHRPDPLLRRGYGWLYGQHVTQANHGCDFDFCAADWS